The Daucus carota subsp. sativus chromosome 2, DH1 v3.0, whole genome shotgun sequence genome includes a window with the following:
- the LOC135150192 gene encoding uncharacterized protein LOC135150192, whose protein sequence is MALQYPLLFPDGEDGYHNRIRFQSADKDSDKERDMISMKDYYSYKFQVRQNEGITPRLGGRLFQQYMVDAFSTMEQTRLWWFRTHQTILRNELYTHICDSVRNGDGNSSNVGKGVILPAGYVGSKRYMQQNFQDALAVCRHIGHPDIFLTMTCNSMWDEIQRMMAYLPGCLSANSPDIISRVFRLKLEQLTNDIKKKSHFGRCVGVMYVVEFQKRGLPHVHMLIWLDGPSKKFLKENVDKFVSAEIPDPEVDPDGYAAVKAER, encoded by the exons ATGGCTCTCCAATACCCCCTACTTTTTCCCGACGGTGAGGATGGTTATCACAATAGGATACGGTTTCAGAGCGCAGATAAAGATTCAGACAAAGAACGTGACATGATATCAATGAAGGATTATTACTCCTACAAATTCCAAGTGAGACAGAATGAAG GAATAACTCCTAGATTAGGAGGGCGGCTTTTTCAACAGTATATGGTCGATGCATTCTCTACTATGGAGCAGACTCGATTGTGGTGGTTTCGTACACACCAAACCATCCTCCGAAATGAATTGTACACCCATATCTGTGATTCTGTTAGGAATGGAGATGGGAACTCATCCAATGTAGGTAAAGGAGTCATTTTGCCAGCTGGATATGTAGGTTCCAAGCGTTACATGCAACAGAATTTTCAGGATGCACTGGCTGTCTGTCGTCACATAGGACATCCTGATATTTTTTTGACCATGACTTGCAATTCCATGTGGGATGAGATTCAGAGGATGATGGCTTATCTACCTGGCTGTCTTTCTGCAAACAGCCCCGATATAATATCCAGAGTGTTCCGGTTGAAGCTGGAACAGCTAacaaatgatattaaaaaaaagtcaCATTTTGGGAGATGCGTTGGAG TTATGTATGTGGTGGAGTTTCAAAAGCGCGGCCTACCCCACGTTCATATGTTAATTTGGCTTGATGGTCCTTCTAAGAAATTCTTAAAAGAAAATGTAGACAAGTTTGTTTCAGCAGAGATTCCAGATCCTGAAGTTGATCCTGATGGATACGCTGCTGTCAAAGCTGAAAGATGA
- the LOC108205650 gene encoding uncharacterized protein LOC108205650 — protein sequence MDNFLRGAGEDSSPNHLQIVRCPFLQNINEPTNFSLATSMAFSLPVRGAKGPIFEDGPNFDMAFRLFHGQNGVVPLSERSTFESSKLESESVQPQFNPLAAKAASISFSAFGPGGPFGFDGFSEMWKKHNFNSKSSKKESSSKGGGSKHEAMSNEWLQTGNCPMAKSYRAVSNVLPLVAKALQPPSGMNLKCPPAIVAARAAISRTALAKNLRPQPLPAKVLAIGALGMAVNVPLGIWREHTEKFSPSWFVAVHAAVPFIGMLRKSILMPKAAMAFTIAASILGQVIGSRAERYRLKAIEEKKVTLPESCVSESGFVRESGFVRVDGGRCGDDAVEWKTVPSQTGVASSAKALY from the exons ATGGATAATTTCCTTAGAGGCGCTGGCGAGGACTCTTCCCCAAACCACCTACAAATTGTTAGGTGCCCATTTTTGCAGAATATCAATGAGCCAACTAATTTTTCCTTGGCCACTTCCATGGCTTTTTCACTTCCG GTACGCGGAGCAAAAGGTCCTATTTTTGAGGATGGTCCCAACTTTGATATGGCATTTAGGCTTTTCCATGGGCAAAATGGTGTTGTCCCACTTTCTGAGAGGTCAACTTTTGAATCTTCGAAGCTTGAATCTGAAAGTGTCCAGCCTCAGTTTAACCCTTTGGCAGCCAAAGCAGCTAGCATCAGTTTTTCAGCATTTGGACCAGGAGGCCCCTTTGGGTTTGATGGATTTTCCGAGATGTggaaaaaacataattttaactCTAAATCTTCGAAAAAAGAATCCTCTTCCAAG GGAGGAGGTTCAAAGCACGAAGCAATGAGCAATGAGTGGTTACAAACTGGAAATTGTCCTATGGCCAAATCTTATAGGGCAGTAAGTAATGTCCTGCCACTTGTAGCGAAAGCACTTCAGCCGCCTTCTGGCATGAATTTGAAGTGCCCCCCTGCAATAGTTGCCGCAAGAGCTGCTATTTCACGAACTGCCCTGGCTAAGAATCTTAGACCACAACCTCTGCCAGCAAAAGTACTTGCCATCGGGGCACTGGGCATGGCAGTGAACGTTCCTTTAGGAATATGGAGAGAACACACAGAGAAATTTTCTCCCAGTTGGTTTGTGGCAGTTCATGCAGCGGTTCCATTCATAGGCATGCTTAGGAAGTCCATATTGATGCCTAAAGCAGCCATGGCATTCACAATAGCCGCATCAATTCTAGGACAGGTCATTGGCTCCAGGGCAGAACGTTACAGGCTAAAAGCAATTGAGGAGAAAAAGGTTACACTTCCAGAATCTTGTGTCAGTGAATCTGGTTTTGTTCGAGAGTCTGGTTTTGTTCGAGTTGATGGAGGACGTTGTGGTGACGACGCTGTCGAGTGGAAAACTGTACCTTCACAGACTGGAGTAGCTTCATCAGCTAAAGCCTTGTACTGA